In Musa acuminata AAA Group cultivar baxijiao chromosome BXJ3-11, Cavendish_Baxijiao_AAA, whole genome shotgun sequence, one DNA window encodes the following:
- the LOC135652440 gene encoding transcription factor EGL1-like, which produces MAVDPEMHDELPEKPLRRQLAATVRTIQWSYAIFWSTSTRQPGVLSWSDGYYNGDIKTRKTTQSVELKADQMGLQRSEQLRELYESLSAGDSNQQMRRPCASLSPEDLTHTEWYYLVCMSFTFTPGQGLPGKAFANNQHEWLSNAQFADSRIFSRSLLAKSASIQTVACIPFMGGVLELGTTESILEDAAVVTQITSFFWELPCPVRSEQSMSSPQMADDDDDDDDDDVDDVGNPMALEDHNLITDHPIRCPFALHSFPPSEQREAVHDKAEEVHTDHLCDCSPGDSFHSQQLEDMLEIDGLNCVSQTQNRQFRDDELISLNSNEYASMSVVRAKRVATSDTGERTRHPMLGNSKHVLLDLDAGDSHYANTVATILRSSKPVRSVSCFLKISRKSSFMVWRRGMSTPKPFTGTPQKLLKKMLMDGEWLRGGHQPKCQDGNDPKAWRPGESGSNHVLSERRSGEKLNEKFLVLQSLIPSVTKVDKASILGDTIEYLKDMERRVQELESCRESSLELDAKNRRKHPDVAERTSDNYGSKEMMANGRKSCSNKRKTCDAGETEAEHHWVLSRDGPIDVIVTMKEAEVVVEIHCPWRECLLLEIVESISHFHLDPLSVQSSTVDGVLALTVKSKFRSAIVASPGMIKRSLHRVIGKCL; this is translated from the exons ATGGCCGTAGATCCCGAGATGCATGACGAGTTGCCGGAGAAGCCCCTCAGGAGGCAGCTTGCCGCTACAGTTAGGACGATCCAGTGGAGCTATGCAATCTTTTGGTCTACCTCCACCAGGCAACCAGG TGTGTTGTCATGGAGTGATGGATACTACAATGGTGATATAAAGACGAGGAAGACAACTCAATCTGTAGAACTTAAAGCAGATcaaatgggtcttcagaggagCGAGCAACTGAGAGAACTGTATGAATCACTCTCAGCAGGCGACAGTAATCAGCAGATGAGAAGGCCCTGTGCTTCATTGTCTCCAGAGGATCTCACCCACACCGAGTGGTATTACTTGGTTTGCATGTCCTTCACATTCACTCCCGGACAAGG ATTGCCCGGTAAAGCCTTCGCCAACAACCAGCACGAATGGTTGAGCAACGCTCAGTTTGCCGACAGCAGGATCTTCTCGCGCTCTCTTCTAGCAAAG AGTGCATCCATTCAG ACAGTGGCATGCATCCCTTTCATGGGTGGAGTACTAGAGTTGGGTACAACTGAATCT ATCTTGGAAGATGCTGCCGTCGTGACGCAGATTACGAGTTTCTTCTGGGAGCTACCATGTCCTGTCCGCTCCGAGCAATCCATGTCCAGTCCTCAAATggctgatgatgatgacgacgacgacgatgatgatgttgatgatgtaGGCAACCCCATGGCCTTGGAGGACCATAATTTGATTACTGATCACCCGATACGATGCCCATTTGCTCTTCATTCGTTTCCACCTTCTGAACAAAGAGAAGCAGTCCATGACAAGGCCGAAGAGGTGCACACCGATCATCTCTGTGATTGTTCTCCCGGTGACAGTTTCCACAGTCAGCAGCTCGAAGATATGCTTGAAATCGACGGGCTAAATTGCGTATCGCAGACTCAGAACCGGCAGTTCAGAGACGATGAGCTCATCTCTCTGAACTCGAACGAGTACGCATCGATGTCCGTCGTCCGTGCCAAGAGGGTTGCCACTTCTGACACGGGGGAGCGAACGAGACATCCGATGCTGGGTAATTCTAAGCATGTTTTACTGGATCTTGATGCTGGTGATTCACACTATGCAAACACAGTGGCCACCATTTTACGCAGCTCGAAGCCAGTGAGATCAGTTTCATGCTTCCTGAAGATCTCTCGTAAGTCCAGTTTTATGGTGTGGAGAAGAGGGATGAGCACTCCGAAACCGTTCACCGGCACGCCGCAGAAGCTGCTGAAGAAGATGTTGATGGATGGAGAATGGCTTCGCGGTGGCCACCAGCCGAAATGCCAAGATGGGAATGACCCAAAAGCTTGGAGGCCAGGAGAGTCTGGTTCGAACCATGTCTTATCAGAGAGGAGGAGCGGAGAGAAGTTGAATGAGAAGTTCCTGGTTCTGCAATCACTGATTCCATCTGTCACCAAG GTTGACAAGGCATCCATCCTGGGCGACACGATCGAGTACCTGAAAGATATGGAGAGAAGAGTGCAGGAGTTGGAGTCCTGCAGGGAGTCATCGTTGGAGCTCGATGCCAAGAACAGAAGGAAGCATCCTGACGTAGCGGAGAGAACATCCGACAACTACGGCAGCAAGGAGATGATGGCGAACGGCAGGAAGAGCTGCAGCAACAAGCGGAAAACATGCGACGCCGGCGAAACAGAGGCCGAGCACCACTGGGTGTTGTCCAGGGACGGCCCCATCGACGTCATCGTGACCATGAAGGAggcggaggtggtggtggagataCACTGCCCGTGGAGGGAATGCCTGCTGCTCGAGATCGTCGAGTCCATCAGCCACTTCCATTTGGATCCCCTGTCGGTGCAGTCCTCCACCGTCGACGGCGTCCTTGCACTGACAGTAAAATCCAAG TTCAGAAGCGCCATTGTTGCATCACCGGGAATGATCAAGCGATCGCTTCACAGAGTGATAGGCAAATGCCTGTGA
- the LOC103971722 gene encoding actin-depolymerizing factor 1 has protein sequence MANSASGMAVSDECKLKFLELKAKRNFRFIVFKIDERIQQVMVEKLGQPGETYDDFAASMPADECRYAVFDFDFVTDEHCQKSKIFFISWSPDTSRVRSKMLYASSKDRFKRELDGIQVELQATDPSEMSIDIVKGRAL, from the exons ATg GCGAATTCGGCGTCGGGAATGGCGGTGAGCGACGAGTGCAAGCTCAAGTTCTTGGAGCTGAAGGCCAAGAGGAACTTCAGGTTCATCGTCTTCAAGATCGACGAGAGGATACAGCAGGTGATGGTGGAGAAGCTGGGCCAGCCCGGGGAGACGTACGACGACTTCGCTGCGTCCATGCCGGCTGACGAGTGCCGCTACGCCGTCTTCGACTTCGACTTCGTCACCGACGAGCACTGCCAGAAGAGCAAGATCTTCTTCATATCCTG GTCACCCGACACGTCGAGGGTGAGGAGCAAGATGCTGTACGCGAGCTCCAAGGACAGGTTCAAGAGGGAGCTCGACGGGATCCAAGTGGAGCTACAGGCGACCGATCCGAGTGAGATGAGCATCGACATCGTGAAGGGGCGAGCTCTATAA